The window TTCCTCGGCGAAGCGGCGGGTGAGCCGTTCGGTCTCTTCGTCGCTGAGTTCCTTCGGGTTGACGGCGATGCCGCCCTTCGCGCCGCCGAAGGGAAGGTCCATGACCGCACACTTCCAGGTCATCCACATCCCGAGGCCGACACATTCGTCGCGGGTGACCTCGGGGTGATAGCGCAGGCCGCCCTTATACGGGCCGCGGACGCTATCGTGCTGGGCGCGATAGCCGGTGAACACCTCGACGTTCCCGTCGTCGCGCTCGATGGGCACCGTCACTTCCTGGACCTTCGTGGGGTGTTTGAGCCGCTCGACGACGTTCGGGTCGATATCGAGATACGCCGCGGCCTGCTGGAGCTGTCGGCGAGCCGTCTCGACGGCCGATTCGGCCTCCGGTTCCGGCCCCGGCCCTGCCGCTGGCTCGTCGTCGCCCGGGGAAGGTGGCGACATATTATTCGATGGGTGTCTGGCGGTTCCGCATCGCGCCGCCGCATTCGGGGCAGGTCTCGGGATTGCTCTCGGCGAGAACGATACCGCCGCATTCGAAGCACTCGTAGGTGGTCTCTTCGTCGGGAGTTTGTTCGATGTCTCTCATTGGATGTCACGAGTGGTTACCGCCGTCCGGAAGCACTCGGTTAAGGTCTATCATGTGTATAAGGTAATGCGTAGCTGTTCGATGACGAAGGGCTGCCGAAAGGGCGGGTTCGTTATTGAACCTACTCGGGCGAGGTAAGGGGCACGTCGTTTTCCTCGAACAGCGTGGCGAAGACCTTGCGCTGGACCGCCCGGATGTGCTGGTAGAACGCCGTCGGTGAGACCCCGAGCGTCTCGGCGACGTCCTCGCCGGTGCTCTCCCGCGGGGCCTCGAAGAACCCGCTGTAGTACGCCGTCTGGAGGACTTCGAGTTGGCGGTCGGTGAGGTCCTCCAGAAACCGCGAGTAGAGGTCGCGGTCGGCGGTCCGGTCCATCGTCTGCTTGCTGCGGAGTTCGACGCCCGCGAACGTCTCCCCGATAAGTCGCGTGATGTTCCGGACGTCGATGCGCTCCGGGATGTCGATGACGAGCCTCGTCTCGGTGGGCGAGGCCGTCGCCTCGCGGACGATGGCCCCGTGGTCGGCCAACTCCGAGGCGAGGAAGGGCCGGGTGAGTCGCAATCGGAGGACGCCGCCGTCGACGTCGGCACTGATTCGGCGAACCTCGTCGATGCCGACCAGTTCCGACGCGGCGTCCTCGACGGCTGCCACGTCCGTCCCCTCGACGGTGACGAAGAGGTAACTCCCCTCCGTCGTCCGCTGTAAGACCCCCTGATAGGAGAGGGTACACTCGGCGGCGTGAGCGAGACGCGAGAGGACGAAAGTCGGGTCGTCGATGCCGAACTCGACGCGGGTCATCGACGTCGTGAGCAACGCGTTGGTACGCTCGATGGCGCTGAGGGCCGCCGCGATGGTCTCGCCGAGTTCGGCCAGCACCGCCCGCGCCGTCTCGTCGAAGGCGTCCCGGGAGTCCGCATAGACCGTCAACACGCCGTAGGTGAGGTCGTTGTACACCAGCGGGATGCTCAGCACCGACAGGAAATCCCGCGTGAGCGCCTCGGAGCGCCACGACTCGTCCCGGAGGCCATCGGCGACGTTCCGCACGAGCGTCACCTCGCCGGTCGCCGCGGTGCGGCCGGCCGGTTCCGCCTCCGCGGCATCGACCGCGAACGAGCGACTGTCGAGGTATCCCTGTTCGTCGCCGGCCCACGCTCGCGGCTCCAGCGTCTCGGTCGTCGAATCGACCGTGCCGACCCACGCGAAACGGA of the Natronomonas halophila genome contains:
- a CDS encoding rubrerythrin-like domain-containing protein, whose protein sequence is MRDIEQTPDEETTYECFECGGIVLAESNPETCPECGGAMRNRQTPIE